In Streptococcus oralis, a single window of DNA contains:
- the csm6 gene encoding type III-A CRISPR-associated CARF protein Csm6 — MKVLISAVGNTDPIRNFHDGALVHIARKYRPDKIIIVFSEELIRKKDDIEKVIRSIDSEYLPEIVYHEPIILNNEVHIFDTMFDQFDAIIQEYYTKDDEFILNLSSGTPQIKSALFVLNRLSEINVKAVQVPSPEKKSNAGVRHDDSEDIDVLIDTNMDNKQDYVDRTIEDTSDKFKQGLMKKTLRDFIKKYDYKASLEIANQLPDFPGLKDCRKKLQDIVDSLDRQDIPQVLQKKKWSEEQKKVLNAYLTIDLQKERGNFSEGLIRIKNLTEFILEDYIENRYPEFLDNYVNESEKYYLGIQDYNKILQIKNRTLYYKIKPILKINKTRNTVAHKLDPLDSEELKQLGPVLKTLKGLVKEQYQLTEKDFNFYKDLNKELLELLK; from the coding sequence ATGAAGGTTTTGATTTCAGCAGTGGGGAATACGGATCCAATCCGTAATTTTCACGATGGAGCTTTAGTACATATTGCGAGAAAATACCGTCCAGATAAGATTATTATTGTTTTTTCTGAGGAACTGATTCGTAAGAAAGATGATATTGAGAAAGTAATTCGTTCTATTGATTCTGAATACCTCCCAGAGATTGTATACCATGAACCAATCATTTTAAACAATGAAGTACATATTTTTGATACCATGTTTGATCAATTTGATGCTATTATACAAGAGTATTATACAAAAGACGACGAATTTATTCTTAATCTTTCAAGTGGAACTCCTCAAATAAAATCAGCTTTATTTGTTCTTAATAGACTAAGTGAAATCAATGTCAAGGCAGTACAAGTTCCAAGTCCTGAAAAAAAATCGAATGCTGGCGTTAGGCATGATGATTCGGAAGATATTGATGTACTAATTGATACAAATATGGATAATAAGCAGGACTATGTCGATCGAACTATTGAAGATACTTCAGATAAGTTTAAACAAGGCTTAATGAAAAAAACTTTACGTGATTTTATTAAGAAATATGATTATAAAGCTAGTTTAGAGATAGCAAATCAGTTGCCTGACTTCCCTGGATTGAAAGATTGTCGCAAAAAGTTACAAGATATTGTGGATTCATTAGATAGGCAAGATATACCTCAAGTCCTCCAAAAGAAAAAATGGAGTGAAGAACAGAAAAAAGTACTAAATGCTTATTTGACTATTGATTTACAAAAAGAACGTGGTAATTTTAGTGAAGGTCTGATTAGAATTAAAAACCTTACAGAGTTTATCTTAGAAGACTATATCGAAAATCGTTATCCAGAATTTCTGGATAATTACGTGAATGAATCAGAGAAATATTACCTCGGAATTCAGGATTATAATAAGATTCTTCAAATAAAAAATCGGACATTGTATTACAAAATCAAACCGATTTTGAAAATAAACAAAACACGAAATACTGTAGCTCATAAATTGGATCCATTAGATTCTGAGGAATTAAAACAGTTAGGTCCTGTCCTAAAAACCTTAAAAGGACTAGTCAAGGAACAATATCAACTCACTGAGAAAGATTTTAATTTTTACAAGGACTTAAATAAGGAATTATTAGAATTACTGAAATAA
- a CDS encoding LURP-one-related/scramblase family protein yields the protein MKTFLVKQKFRLGGERFDIKDDRGVVNYQVEGSFFQIPKTFTIYDAYGEQVSEISKEFFTLLPRFTIQLRNGSNFVIRKKLTFWRDKYEFDNLGLRIEGNIWDLNFKLLDDRDQVIAEIRKEIFHLTSTYTVTVYEDSYADLIISLCVAIDYVEMLESQSN from the coding sequence ATGAAGACATTTCTCGTGAAACAAAAGTTTCGTCTTGGAGGCGAACGCTTCGATATCAAGGATGATAGAGGAGTAGTGAACTATCAGGTGGAGGGATCTTTCTTCCAAATTCCTAAGACCTTTACCATCTATGACGCCTATGGTGAGCAAGTCAGTGAAATCAGTAAAGAATTTTTCACCTTGCTTCCTCGCTTTACTATTCAGCTACGAAACGGTTCAAATTTCGTTATTCGTAAGAAGTTGACCTTCTGGCGAGATAAGTATGAGTTTGATAATCTGGGACTTCGCATCGAAGGCAATATTTGGGATTTAAATTTCAAATTGCTGGATGACCGCGACCAAGTGATTGCCGAGATTCGGAAAGAAATTTTCCATCTGACCTCGACTTACACCGTAACCGTCTATGAAGACTCTTATGCAGATCTGATCATTTCCCTTTGTGTCGCGATTGACTATGTGGAAATGCTGGAAAGCCAATCAAATTAA
- the csm6 gene encoding type III-A CRISPR-associated CARF protein Csm6: MEILISAVGTTDPISNNRDAALLHIARTYRPEQIVLVYSEEMLVKKDLVEKALCSIEGYHPKVVIESIILKNDEVYLFDKMYEVMGQIIEKYSGTDHQLILNLSSGTPQIISALFALNRINDYNTQAIQVTTPNKSANRKYVPLSSEDEQKLFDENEDNQKDYEDRTIKDEAEKFNQSLIKRHLRNLISSYDYLAAEELITRKEYNKLLSKKKLARLRELLNDFVKVFKTQAILKDIQGYSLTEVEKKALNYFLMIEVLKERGQVADVLIKSKSYVEFIIEEKIKKDYPELIKYDGTFPKLNEEYKDFEAILDFIDLEFKKAKGIKDEKERIYSPQSTLNLLSYENILSYYQVSPELLKSIKLINSLNGERNKVAHGLSEIDSKLVNSKKLQQTIDTLRFILQDTFEIDDSYFSCYQTLNNEMLDLLRQ, encoded by the coding sequence TTGGAAATTTTGATTTCAGCAGTTGGAACGACAGATCCGATAAGCAATAATCGAGATGCAGCTTTATTACATATTGCTCGAACATACAGACCTGAACAAATTGTTTTGGTTTATAGTGAAGAAATGTTAGTAAAAAAAGATCTTGTTGAGAAAGCATTATGTTCAATAGAGGGTTATCATCCTAAAGTGGTTATTGAATCAATCATATTGAAAAATGATGAAGTCTATCTGTTTGATAAAATGTATGAAGTGATGGGACAGATTATTGAAAAATATTCTGGAACAGATCATCAATTAATCTTAAATCTATCCTCAGGGACACCTCAGATTATTTCTGCTTTATTTGCCTTAAATCGAATTAATGATTATAATACGCAGGCCATACAGGTTACAACTCCTAACAAATCTGCAAACAGAAAGTATGTACCACTGTCAAGTGAAGATGAACAGAAGCTTTTTGACGAGAACGAGGATAACCAAAAGGATTACGAAGATCGTACAATCAAAGATGAAGCTGAAAAATTTAACCAGTCTCTTATCAAGCGCCACTTAAGAAATTTAATCTCTTCTTATGATTATCTTGCTGCGGAAGAATTAATTACTAGAAAAGAATACAATAAATTACTTTCTAAAAAGAAATTAGCTCGTTTAAGAGAACTATTAAATGATTTTGTAAAAGTATTTAAAACCCAAGCGATTTTAAAAGATATTCAGGGATATTCACTTACAGAGGTTGAGAAAAAAGCTCTTAATTACTTTTTAATGATTGAAGTTTTGAAAGAGAGAGGGCAGGTTGCTGATGTCTTAATCAAATCAAAGTCTTATGTTGAATTTATCATCGAGGAAAAGATAAAGAAAGATTATCCAGAATTGATCAAATATGACGGAACTTTTCCAAAGTTAAATGAAGAATACAAGGATTTTGAAGCTATTTTAGATTTCATTGACCTAGAATTTAAGAAAGCTAAGGGTATAAAAGATGAGAAGGAAAGAATCTATTCACCTCAGTCAACCTTAAATCTCTTGTCTTATGAAAATATTCTATCTTATTATCAAGTTTCTCCTGAATTACTTAAGTCCATAAAGCTAATAAATAGCTTAAATGGCGAGAGAAATAAGGTGGCACATGGCTTATCAGAGATTGATAGTAAACTAGTCAATTCAAAGAAATTGCAACAGACAATAGATACCTTACGCTTTATTTTACAAGATACATTTGAGATTGATGATAGCTATTTCTCTTGTTATCAAACACTTAATAATGAAATGCTTGACTTACTTCGTCAATAA
- the csm3 gene encoding type III-A CRISPR-associated RAMP protein Csm3, protein MAFAKIQVTAQIRLETGLHIGTSNAFAAIGATDSPVIKDPITNLPIIPGSSIKGKMRTLLAKVYNTTLAEKPGDDGEIISRLFGNSSNKDYKVGRLIFRDAFLTNKKDLDSRAVKGYTEVKFENTIDRITAEANPRQIERAIRDSVFGFELIYEVTDKSQAQVEEDFKVILDGLKLLELDYLGGSGSRGYGKVAFENLKANTVFGNYNVSRLNELLTTEV, encoded by the coding sequence ATGGCATTTGCAAAAATTCAAGTAACAGCACAAATCCGTCTAGAGACAGGACTTCATATTGGGACCAGCAATGCTTTTGCAGCGATTGGTGCTACGGACTCACCTGTGATTAAAGATCCAATAACAAACTTACCTATTATTCCAGGATCTAGTATCAAAGGGAAAATGCGTACCCTTCTGGCAAAAGTATATAATACTACATTAGCAGAAAAACCAGGAGACGATGGGGAAATTATTAGTCGTCTCTTTGGGAATAGTTCAAACAAAGACTATAAAGTAGGAAGACTCATTTTTAGAGATGCCTTTTTAACTAACAAAAAAGATTTAGATTCACGAGCTGTCAAAGGTTATACTGAAGTTAAGTTTGAAAATACTATTGACCGTATCACTGCTGAAGCAAATCCAAGACAAATTGAACGTGCCATCCGAGACAGTGTCTTTGGATTTGAGTTGATCTATGAGGTGACAGACAAGAGTCAAGCTCAAGTAGAAGAAGACTTCAAAGTGATTCTTGATGGATTAAAACTGTTGGAACTTGATTATTTAGGTGGTTCAGGCTCTCGTGGATATGGTAAGGTTGCTTTTGAGAATCTTAAAGCAAATACAGTTTTCGGAAACTATAATGTTAGTAGATTGAATGAACTTTTAACTACGGAGGTCTAG
- a CDS encoding alpha-amylase — translation MQNQTLMQYFEWYLPHDGQHWPRLTNDAEHLANLGISHVWMPPAFKATNEKDVGYGVYDLFDLGEFHQKGTVRTKYGFKEDYLQAIQALKEQGIQPMADVVLNHKAAADHMEAFQVIEVDPEDRTVQLSEPFTINGWTHFTFDGRKDTYNDFHWHWYHFTGTDYDAKRRKSGIYLIQGDNKGWANEELVDNENGNYDYLMYADLDFKHPEVIQNIYDWADWFMETTGVAGFRLDAVKHIDSFFMGNFIRDMKEKYGQDFYVFGEFWNPDKEANLDYLEKIEERFDLVDVRLHQNLFEASHSGASYDLRNIFTDSLVELKPDKAVTFVDNHDTQRGQALESTVEEWFKPAAYALILLRQDGLPCIFYGDYYGISGKYAQQDFREVLDRLLAIRKDLAYGEQTDYFDDANCIGWVRSGAENQSPIAVLISNDQENSKSMFVGQEWAEQTFVDLLENHPAQVTINAEGYGEFPVAAGSVSVWAAK, via the coding sequence ATGCAAAATCAGACACTTATGCAATACTTTGAATGGTATTTGCCTCACGACGGCCAACACTGGCCTCGACTGACAAATGACGCAGAACACCTAGCAAACCTTGGTATCAGCCATGTCTGGATGCCACCTGCCTTCAAGGCGACTAACGAAAAAGATGTCGGCTATGGTGTTTACGATCTTTTTGACCTAGGTGAATTTCACCAAAAAGGGACTGTCCGTACCAAGTATGGGTTTAAAGAAGACTATCTTCAAGCCATTCAAGCCCTGAAGGAACAGGGAATTCAACCTATGGCCGATGTGGTGCTCAATCACAAGGCTGCTGCCGATCATATGGAAGCCTTTCAGGTTATTGAAGTGGATCCTGAGGATCGTACCGTTCAACTAAGCGAGCCCTTTACTATCAATGGCTGGACTCACTTTACTTTCGATGGTCGCAAAGACACCTACAATGACTTCCACTGGCACTGGTACCACTTCACAGGTACAGACTACGATGCCAAGCGCCGTAAGTCTGGCATTTATCTGATCCAGGGAGACAATAAAGGTTGGGCAAATGAGGAATTGGTCGATAACGAAAACGGTAACTACGACTACCTCATGTATGCCGACCTAGACTTTAAACATCCTGAAGTCATCCAAAATATCTATGACTGGGCTGACTGGTTCATGGAAACGACTGGTGTAGCTGGTTTCCGCTTGGATGCCGTTAAACACATCGACTCCTTCTTTATGGGCAATTTCATTCGTGATATGAAGGAAAAATACGGTCAAGATTTCTATGTTTTTGGGGAATTTTGGAACCCAGATAAGGAAGCCAATCTAGACTATCTCGAGAAAATAGAAGAACGTTTTGACCTTGTCGATGTTCGCCTCCACCAAAACCTCTTTGAAGCTAGCCATTCTGGAGCAAGCTACGACCTTCGTAACATTTTCACAGATAGCTTGGTTGAACTCAAGCCTGACAAAGCAGTCACTTTCGTTGACAACCATGATACCCAACGAGGACAAGCACTTGAGTCTACTGTTGAAGAATGGTTCAAACCAGCAGCCTATGCCCTTATTCTATTACGTCAAGATGGGCTTCCATGTATCTTTTACGGAGATTATTATGGCATTTCAGGAAAATACGCTCAACAAGATTTCAGAGAAGTTCTTGACCGTCTCCTAGCCATCCGAAAAGACTTGGCCTATGGAGAGCAAACAGACTACTTTGACGATGCCAACTGTATTGGATGGGTTCGTTCAGGCGCTGAAAACCAATCCCCGATCGCTGTCCTTATCTCAAATGACCAAGAAAACAGCAAATCCATGTTTGTCGGTCAAGAATGGGCTGAGCAGACTTTTGTTGATCTCCTTGAAAATCATCCAGCACAAGTTACAATCAATGCTGAAGGTTATGGAGAATTTCCAGTAGCAGCGGGTTCAGTCAGTGTCTGGGCAGCAAAATAA
- the csm4 gene encoding type III-A CRISPR-associated RAMP protein Csm4: protein MTYKMYIMNFHTAHFGAGSLDSSKMTFAADRLFSALVLEAKKMGKMEEFVSTAGQDDFVLTDAFPYQSGPFLPKPIGFPKFEQPDLTTDVKEVRRQAKMAKKLQFIPLDKFDSYVNGTLFKDADHAVTNIVTKNQPHVDGNLFQVSTVRFRDESCLYVIAKESELLNELMTSLQYTGIGGKRSSGYGQFDLTILDLPDSFKNRLTKAHQGPVMTLTTSLPVEKELEYAMETGSYLLSKSSGFAFSTETKENYRKQDLYKFASGSTFSETYTGQIVDVRPLDFPHEVLNYAKPLFFKMEGER from the coding sequence ATGACCTATAAGATGTATATTATGAACTTCCATACTGCTCACTTTGGAGCAGGTAGTCTGGATAGTTCTAAAATGACTTTTGCAGCTGACCGCTTGTTTTCAGCTCTGGTCTTAGAAGCAAAAAAAATGGGGAAAATGGAGGAATTCGTGTCAACAGCGGGTCAAGATGATTTTGTTTTGACTGATGCCTTTCCTTATCAGTCAGGTCCATTTTTACCGAAACCGATAGGATTTCCAAAGTTTGAACAGCCAGACTTAACAACAGATGTTAAAGAAGTAAGACGTCAAGCGAAAATGGCAAAGAAACTTCAGTTTATCCCTTTGGATAAATTTGATTCTTATGTAAATGGAACGCTTTTTAAAGACGCAGATCATGCAGTAACAAATATCGTCACTAAAAACCAACCTCATGTAGATGGAAATCTTTTCCAAGTGTCTACCGTTAGATTTAGAGATGAGTCTTGTCTTTACGTGATTGCTAAAGAGTCTGAGCTATTAAATGAACTTATGACAAGCTTACAGTATACAGGAATTGGTGGCAAACGTTCCAGTGGTTATGGACAATTTGATTTGACTATATTAGATTTACCAGATAGCTTCAAAAATCGTCTCACCAAGGCCCATCAAGGACCTGTGATGACCTTGACAACTTCTCTACCAGTTGAAAAGGAACTTGAATATGCTATGGAAACTGGTTCCTATTTACTAAGTAAATCAAGTGGTTTTGCTTTTAGTACAGAAACTAAGGAAAATTACCGTAAGCAGGATTTATATAAGTTTGCTTCTGGATCTACTTTCTCTGAAACCTATACAGGACAGATTGTGGATGTAAGACCTCTTGATTTCCCGCATGAAGTATTAAACTATGCTAAACCACTATTTTTCAAGATGGAGGGAGAAAGATGA
- the csm5 gene encoding type III-A CRISPR-associated RAMP protein Csm5 has product MKTEYRTFQFSLLAMAPIHIGNGEKYTSREFIYENGYFYFPDMGKFYNRMVEKGYDQKFERFLQETKPSARNNRLISFLEDNRISDRNFGGYRIIETKLETNNNYLRGGALNQVSKFIRDPFGNPYIPGSSLKGAIRTILMNTNPDWNNKNVLQDKKENKSLIPWGAKKGQNYDDLFNAIRVSDSKPFSNASLILVQKWDHKVKPPIPKPLPLYREAIAPLTKINFTITTTTKEAGVLIEELGKRAQAFYKEYKNFFLSDFPENKIQPNLQYPIYLGAGSGAWTKTIFKQANGILQERYQNSRTTKMVGKGVLKLTKAPMKSVKTTQATRKLIMNDESFYEMGKANFMIKEITK; this is encoded by the coding sequence ATGAAAACAGAATATAGAACCTTTCAATTCAGCCTCCTAGCTATGGCTCCTATCCATATTGGGAATGGTGAAAAATATACTTCTCGAGAATTTATCTATGAAAATGGGTACTTTTATTTCCCTGATATGGGTAAGTTTTATAATCGAATGGTGGAGAAAGGTTACGATCAAAAGTTTGAGCGTTTTTTACAAGAGACAAAGCCAAGCGCTAGAAATAATCGCTTGATTTCCTTTTTAGAAGATAACCGTATTTCTGACCGTAATTTTGGTGGCTATAGAATTATAGAAACTAAGTTAGAAACAAATAATAACTATTTAAGAGGAGGCGCATTAAATCAAGTATCAAAGTTTATAAGAGATCCTTTTGGTAATCCCTATATTCCTGGAAGTTCATTAAAGGGAGCTATTCGGACTATTTTGATGAATACCAATCCCGACTGGAATAATAAAAATGTTTTGCAAGATAAAAAGGAAAACAAATCTTTGATTCCTTGGGGAGCAAAAAAAGGGCAGAACTATGATGACTTGTTTAACGCTATTCGTGTTAGTGATAGCAAACCATTTAGCAATGCCAGTCTTATTTTAGTTCAAAAATGGGATCATAAAGTCAAGCCCCCTATTCCTAAGCCTCTACCTTTATATAGGGAAGCGATCGCACCCTTAACTAAAATCAATTTCACCATTACTACAACTACTAAGGAAGCTGGAGTCCTAATTGAGGAATTAGGAAAGAGAGCGCAAGCCTTTTACAAAGAATATAAAAACTTTTTCTTATCAGATTTTCCTGAAAATAAAATTCAGCCAAATCTTCAATATCCTATATACTTGGGTGCTGGTAGTGGAGCTTGGACAAAAACAATTTTTAAACAAGCAAATGGTATTTTGCAAGAACGTTATCAGAATAGCAGAACCACTAAGATGGTTGGAAAAGGTGTGTTGAAACTAACAAAAGCACCAATGAAAAGTGTTAAAACAACACAAGCAACCCGAAAATTGATAATGAATGACGAGTCTTTCTATGAGATGGGCAAGGCAAACTTTATGATTAAGGAGATTACTAAATGA
- the alaS gene encoding alanine--tRNA ligase → MKQLSSAQVRQMWLDFWASKGHSVEPSVSLVPVNDPTLLWINSGVATLKKYFDGTIIPENPRITNAQKAIRTNDIENVGKTARHHTMFEMLGNFSIGDYFRDEAITWAYELLTSPEWFDFPSEKLYMTYYPEDKDSYNRWIEVGVDPSHLIPIEDNFWEIGAGPSGPDTEIFFDRGEAFDPENIGIRLLAEDIENDRYIEIWNIVLSQFNADPAVPRSEYKELPHKNIDTGAGLERLVAVIQGAKTNFETDLFMPIIREVEKLSGKVYDQDGDNMSFKVIADHIRSLSFAIGDGALPGNEGRGYVLRRLLRRASMHGQKLGINEPFLYKLVPTVGKIMESYYPEVLEKRDFIEKIVKSEEESFARTLHSGQHFAQGIVADLKAKGQNVIAGQDVFKLYDTYGFPVELTEEIAEEAGMTVDREGFEAAMKEQQERARASAVKGGSMAMQNETLQNITVESRFNYKKEKLGSRLVAIVADNVEVKAVSEGTASLIFSETPFYAEMGGQVSDHGKIHNSEGKLVAKVTDVQKAPNGQPLHTVEVLAPLSLDKNYKLSIDKNRRHRVMKNHTATHLLHAALHNILGHHATQAGSLNEVEFLRFDFTHFQAVTPEELRAIEQQVNEKIWEAIAVETVETDIDTAKEMGAMALFGEKYGKEVRVVTIGDYSVELCGGTHVGNTSEIGLFKIVKEEGIGSGTRRILAVTGKEAFEAYREQEDALKAVAATLKAPQLKEVPHKVEGLQEQLRQLQKENAELKEKAAAAAAGDVFKNVQEANGHRYIASQVSVSDAGALRTFADNWKQKDYSDVLVLVAAIGDKVNVLVASKTKDVHAGNLVKELAPIVDGRGGGKPDMAMAGGSNQAKIQELLDAVAGKL, encoded by the coding sequence ATGAAACAACTATCTAGTGCTCAAGTTCGCCAAATGTGGCTAGATTTCTGGGCAAGCAAAGGTCACTCTGTAGAACCATCAGTCAGCTTGGTTCCAGTAAACGACCCAACTCTTTTGTGGATCAACTCTGGGGTAGCAACCCTTAAGAAATATTTTGACGGAACCATCATTCCTGAAAATCCACGTATCACCAATGCGCAAAAAGCTATCCGTACTAACGATATTGAAAACGTAGGGAAGACTGCGCGTCACCATACTATGTTTGAAATGTTGGGGAACTTCTCTATCGGGGATTACTTCCGTGACGAAGCCATCACTTGGGCTTACGAGCTTTTGACAAGCCCTGAATGGTTTGATTTCCCATCTGAAAAACTTTATATGACCTACTATCCTGAAGATAAAGATTCTTACAACCGCTGGATTGAAGTAGGAGTGGACCCAAGCCACTTGATTCCAATCGAAGACAACTTCTGGGAAATTGGTGCGGGACCTTCTGGACCTGATACAGAAATCTTCTTTGACCGTGGAGAAGCCTTTGACCCAGAAAACATCGGTATTCGTCTGCTTGCAGAGGATATCGAAAACGATCGTTACATCGAAATCTGGAACATCGTTTTGTCACAATTTAACGCAGACCCTGCTGTTCCTCGTAGTGAGTACAAGGAATTGCCACACAAGAATATTGATACGGGTGCTGGTTTGGAGCGTTTGGTGGCAGTTATCCAAGGGGCTAAGACAAACTTTGAAACAGACCTCTTCATGCCAATCATCCGTGAAGTTGAGAAATTGTCTGGTAAGGTTTATGACCAAGATGGCGACAACATGAGCTTCAAGGTCATTGCTGACCATATCCGTTCTCTTTCATTTGCCATCGGTGATGGTGCCCTTCCTGGAAATGAAGGTCGTGGTTATGTCCTTCGTCGTTTGCTCCGTCGTGCTTCTATGCACGGTCAAAAATTGGGCATCAACGAGCCTTTCCTTTACAAATTAGTTCCAACTGTTGGAAAAATCATGGAAAGCTACTATCCAGAAGTCCTTGAAAAACGAGACTTTATCGAGAAAATCGTTAAGAGCGAGGAAGAGTCATTTGCCCGTACCCTTCATTCAGGTCAACACTTTGCCCAAGGCATCGTAGCTGATTTGAAAGCGAAAGGTCAAAACGTTATCGCGGGGCAAGATGTCTTCAAACTCTACGATACATATGGATTTCCAGTTGAGTTGACAGAAGAAATCGCTGAAGAAGCTGGTATGACTGTAGACCGTGAAGGTTTTGAAGCAGCCATGAAAGAGCAACAAGAACGTGCGCGTGCGTCAGCTGTCAAAGGTGGCTCAATGGCTATGCAAAATGAAACCCTTCAAAACATTACAGTGGAAAGTCGCTTTAACTATAAAAAAGAAAAACTAGGTAGTAGACTTGTAGCTATCGTAGCTGACAATGTTGAGGTAAAAGCTGTATCAGAAGGCACTGCCTCCCTCATATTTTCAGAAACGCCATTCTACGCTGAAATGGGTGGACAGGTTTCTGACCATGGTAAAATCCATAATTCCGAAGGAAAACTTGTAGCCAAAGTTACAGATGTTCAAAAAGCACCAAACGGACAGCCATTGCATACGGTTGAAGTTCTTGCACCTCTTTCTTTGGACAAAAACTATAAACTCAGTATTGATAAAAATCGTCGTCACCGTGTCATGAAAAACCACACTGCGACTCACTTGCTTCACGCTGCCCTTCACAATATCCTTGGTCACCATGCGACACAAGCAGGATCTCTGAACGAAGTTGAATTCCTTCGCTTTGACTTTACGCACTTCCAAGCCGTAACTCCTGAAGAATTGCGCGCCATTGAACAGCAAGTCAATGAGAAAATCTGGGAAGCAATTGCAGTAGAAACTGTTGAGACAGATATTGACACTGCTAAAGAAATGGGAGCCATGGCCCTCTTTGGTGAGAAATACGGTAAAGAAGTCCGCGTTGTGACCATCGGTGATTACTCAGTTGAGCTTTGTGGTGGTACCCACGTTGGCAACACTTCTGAAATCGGTCTCTTCAAGATTGTCAAAGAAGAAGGAATCGGTTCAGGTACCCGCCGTATCTTGGCAGTGACTGGTAAGGAAGCCTTTGAAGCCTACCGCGAACAAGAAGACGCTCTGAAAGCCGTCGCAGCAACCTTGAAAGCACCTCAACTCAAAGAAGTACCTCATAAGGTTGAAGGACTTCAAGAACAACTTCGTCAGCTCCAAAAAGAAAATGCTGAGTTGAAAGAAAAAGCAGCGGCAGCGGCAGCAGGTGATGTCTTCAAGAATGTTCAAGAAGCAAATGGTCACCGTTACATTGCTAGTCAAGTTTCTGTATCCGATGCAGGTGCCCTTCGTACCTTTGCGGATAACTGGAAACAAAAAGACTACTCTGATGTGCTTGTCCTAGTTGCAGCTATCGGTGACAAGGTGAACGTTCTTGTAGCTAGCAAGACAAAAGATGTGCATGCAGGAAACCTTGTCAAAGAATTGGCTCCAATCGTCGATGGACGTGGTGGTGGTAAACCAGACATGGCCATGGCAGGAGGAAGCAACCAAGCGAAAATCCAAGAACTCTTGGATGCAGTAGCAGGTAAATTATAA
- the csm2 gene encoding type III-A CRISPR-associated protein Csm2, translated as MAILTDDNYVDKAEKTIKNLVTDKRNFKNKNSDVLSMSKLRNLLSLTSTLFDESKVREYEELKDKIAYLRVQFVYQSGREEAVLDLVQKGEILPILKEINSRESLQRFCRYMEALVAYFKFYGGND; from the coding sequence ATGGCAATTTTAACAGATGATAATTACGTAGATAAGGCAGAAAAAACCATTAAAAATTTAGTAACTGATAAGCGTAATTTTAAAAATAAAAATTCAGATGTTCTATCCATGAGTAAACTACGAAACTTATTGAGTTTAACGAGTACCCTCTTTGATGAAAGTAAGGTCCGTGAGTACGAAGAATTAAAGGATAAGATTGCCTATTTGAGGGTCCAATTCGTCTATCAATCAGGCCGTGAAGAGGCGGTACTGGACTTAGTTCAAAAAGGTGAGATTTTACCAATTTTAAAAGAAATTAATAGTAGGGAAAGTCTCCAACGTTTTTGTCGCTATATGGAAGCGCTAGTAGCTTATTTTAAATTTTATGGAGGAAACGATTAA